TCTAGTCATAAAAAGAATATGTACAGGATTTGAAGTGAATATTGTAGATATTATAGGTCTTTGGGAATGtgtgtatttcaaataaatagcCATTTAATTTCCTCACACCAGGGTCTGCACTATTGCCAAATATTGTACTTTACTAAATAATGCATTGCCTCAAGCCCGAGAGATGCATCTGACAACACTGAATATCTCGTTATGAGCTACTGTGTTCTACAGCACTTTGATCACTAAAAATAAAGAGGCAACCAACCAGCCATGTGGTGGTTGATATTTTGACACACTGGTGGCAAGGTACCCATTTCTCTTCTAATGAATCACTGTATGAATTGCAATATGGTATAAAAAAGATTTTAAGGCACTGATAGTCATAAAATACCACACAATCCCAGTTAATAtagctttttaaaacatattttaatctgtgttttgttgttgttaaaacaaAGTTATTAAATTATTTCAAGAAATATTCACATTTACTCACcagaaaatcttttttaaaatggATATTTCCACACAATCTCACCCGACATGACTTTCCATTTAATAATTAGGTTTCAATCTTctggtttttttttgcaaaaacacATCTTATAGCAAACTTATATTTCTAATTTCAAACATATCTGGTACAACACTAGGCTACTTTGTTTGCCTTATCTTTCATAAAGTTGGCTGCTTTTACTGGTCACTTGCTAGTTAATTTCACCACAGCAGTGTCTTACAGGTGGCAAAGCATGACAGTCAACAGAGGAAATAACTGGTTGGTTATTGACATGAAAAAGAGAGGCCCTGATAGGGACAGCCATTCGCTAGATGACATTACCAACAAGTTCAAGACTATTTGAAAGCAATGCttgcaaacatacattttaaactagTGTAacatacatcatgttttaaaaattacaataaaaatatataaccaGTATTTCCTTCAAAATTACACATTTGTGACCCATATAGCAAATGGAAGTTATTTAGGTAGGTACAACCACTTTAAGAAAGGGGTTTAACATTATCAGTGAGTAAACTTGCtactaaaacagaaatacatttcaagcattaaataaaaaaatcaaaagatgGATATTTACACATGTAGAAACCGTCAGTCAAGAATCTTTAACAGTCAAGAAAAGTTTTGTGAATACTAAACTTTATTTGTGAATAGATTCCAATAAATTAGAATGTTTCATTTAAATAGCAACTTTAAGGAAATACCAGAGCAgtattaactaatgtattcttgttgttaACTAGTAAGTAGCGGGGTCACAAAGAATATAGTGTTAAATGTCCCCaagtgttgctacagctgttcaaataacgtacctgtaatttttcttttcattgttaacatcctgacaactttttacacttataactttaaagtctgtttcaaagctcttttttaatgtattgctcttcctgcagtgatttagaggacagatctcaaaccccagtgcactacagcggacattttgaaaagagctttgaaacagactttgaagttacaagtgtaaaaagttgtcaggatgttaacaatgaaaagaaaaattacaggtatgttatttaaactgtTGGAACCCcgatacttactctttaagtttcACTTTgtaatcattttctttttcagtcatcCTATCATACTgacattttaaacagtaaattatacaaagtgaatctaaacaagaaggaAAAATTAGATAATTTCAGTAATATTCTACGTCTTTTCCAGGTTGCTCTTTAATGGTTTCAGTTTGACAGAGATAATGACAAAGACATTACCTCAGGTTATCCTTTTTGGctgatctttttgtttttacagattttaCTCTGGTTCTAGTGAACCCCACTTTTCACACTAGAAGTACAGTCGTGTCTGTCcagccccccaccccaccccacccttcgatgtttttttttttttataactacaaCAAAAAAAGTGACCTTACAGCACTTAAGGAAAAAAGCTGGCAAAGAAAAAAGCctggaaaacaaaaagatcaaCAAGAAAAATGAACTTGAGAATGTCATAAGTAGAAGACATTTGCAGGCATGATCTTTGACAGCTCGTTTTTACTTTGGTGGGAAAAAAGTTTCTGTAAATCTGTCCCCTTTAGCTGATCGTCTTCTCTGTACCcttaaaagtttgccacagtgGGGATTTCAGATGTAACACTGTCCAGTGGCTGCCAATGACAGTTCATGAGGGATTCATACAGCTCTTCACTTCTTTCCATAAATTGTCTGTTCATTGTGTCAATATCAGGTTGAGGATCTGGAtctattaaagaaaataataataaaaagtattagACATATTTTCCTTCAATGATAAATAGCCCATGCACACAGACAAACTTGGATGAGCaactcagccaatcaggtgtcaACTTGTAAAATGTACATGTATCAAAATTAATTCATCACTGTAACTAGTTTGCAAAGGAGGGATAAGTGAATATTCAATTCTTTCTAATCTTCAGGGAATCTGGGTGTTTCTTATAAAATATTAGCTCTGGATAAGGAAACACCTTATCCAGAGCTAATATTTACACTAATGACCAGCAATCAGTCCTTTACCTATTACCTTACCTAGCCCACATATtacaacatacatacatacatacatattagtCATTGCAGATAAAATGTTCCCTGTTGGAGAAAAGAGGGttcaacattttcatttttttcagtgtttattcctagcaggctgtgtgatccagtggttaaagaaaagggcttgtaaccaggaggtccccggttcaaatcccacctcagccactgactcattgtgtgaccctgagcaagtcacttaacctccttgtgctccgtctttcgggtgagacgtaattgtaagtgactctgcagctgatgcatagttcacacaccctagtctctgtaagtcgcttggataaaggcgtctgttaaataaacaaataataataataataatgtggtagaATGCTAGTAGTTTCAAAGTCATATAAATGTCATGCCTCTGCTATTGATACCTTTTATACATCAGTATTTTAATATTCCACAAGAGTAGGACTCAAAACTAACAGCGGCCATGTGGCAATTGCCGTGGGTGCCCTTCTCAATTGCTGCAATGCCCATCAAAATGTATGTCGATTCACAATATATATGGCTACAGTCCCCTTTCCGCTACAGCAACTAGAAATGCCTGTACACACCAAATTAGGAAAAGTTTGGatcaaaacaataacatgatTAAATGATTTGTGTAATTAAGGTgcatcaaaaaaaaacaaacaacaaacagatCGAGCAGAGTTTGAAACTTGAAATTAAACCACCATCAAGAAAAAGGGAACAAAATGCTACTGTTCAACGTTTTTCTCAGTCAATAACCTGAGTGTATGTCTTACCAACTTACACAAACACATTAAGTGGAGTTATTTATTGGAAGTAAATAATATCTACTCTGTCTTATTGGTGCTATCATTCGTCACCtcaatgtaatgttttaaaaaccattatttatttattttttttaattcagggaTGAGAGTCTCATCCACTGTTTCTCTACTACTGATGTAGGTCTGTGTTTACCACGATTATTCCGTCTCATTATTATAATATTGATCTCGATGTGGGTCAAACACATATGAACAGTCTACATATGAGAACTGCCCAATTAGTTTAACTAATGTATCACTGAATATtgacaaatcattttttttttcttttatgtcaCACTTGCCTTCAGCTAGCTCTTCGTCAGTATCTTCTGTAGCCCCCAATGACTGCTGGAACTAggatataaaaatattaaaaagtggGTGACTGAACTGATTTACATAGACAgtattttcaatttatttttgtagCATAACGTCCTTGCAAAGTTAGATCAATTTTAAAAACTTTGCATGGATACATTATATTACAAACAGTTGTTACATGTTGCCAGCATCAGCACAGTTTTTTTCAACACCAAACTGCTAAATGTTCACATGACTGTAGCGTACATAAATGGCAGTGGAAAATCTATTGTTCTTTGCTGAGCATGGATGACTGATGGAACAACACTGCAAGGCTCAGCTCCAGCTGACAGAGCAGATCTGAGGATAACAGGAGGGGGTTTTGCCAAAGATGTGGGGAAGTATCAAAATAAACTactattagcatgaagtaaataacagctactctcatgtgaTACAAACCAAGTAGATCTGGAATAACAGTtgctgctgtgaatagtgcagcaaCCGACGAGGGAAAGACCACTTGACAGCTGATAAGGTGAAAATAGACTCCATGGGGGCTGGTTAGGATTATCCACCCTAGCTAGCAGTATCCAGCTCTGCGAACAAGATGCTGGAGacacctgtttaaataatatgggttttttttgtaaagaaaatgtgtttaatttgaaaGTTTTGGCAAAAGAAAGTGTGTTacatatggcagggctgggaggttagaatttcctccctgcctaattgaacttcatgtgcagcatgtggccaggtgttgattgtcAAATTGATTATCATTTAACCCTGTCCACATGGCTTTAAAAAGGAGCTGAAAAGCCAGCCCTTGGTTCTAATAAACAATATACGGCAGCAGTATTTTTAGATATCGAAAAGGCATATAATATGGTATGGAGGGAAGGAGTTTTGGTTAAAATGCATAAAGTAAAGTCAGTTTGCAGGAAGGATGGTATGGCGGGAATAGACAGGAGGCAGTTAACCTAATAAGGCTGTTTATAGGATATTCAACTTTAAATGAACATTTATATAGAATTGGAGCacatgagaatgggttatgtatgAAATGTGGGGTTATGGAAACTGTGGAACACCTGATGGTTGAATGTGCTAGATATAGGGATGTGAGATTAGAGGTAGGGGAAGAGTTGAGGGCTTTGAAtattcagaatatttttttttagaatggtatAGGGGATGGTAATAGAATAGATAGGGGTATGGTCAGGTATATAGGGGAATTCATTAGGAAAACAGGGAGATTTAACcagtcaaaaaaaaataaaatcaggaatcAAAGTGTTGGGCTCACAATAACTATAATCAAAACAGTAGGTGGCGACAATAAGCTTCGGCAGAAGCTTGGTGGCCATTAACAAAAAGAAGCAGCAGCCCTTGGTTCTCCATTTTGTTGTTCTTTGTCGGCAAGCTGGAGTTGAATTGGCTAGGAATCCTCACGATGGCGACTACGAACCAGGGTGAGCAAACAAAGCAACCACTCGTAATCACCATGTGTGTTAACTGGGATCCGAGTGCTCAGCATAGGGATtcgtttaggggattttaattcCACCCCAGTTTATTTAGAGGGTGTTAGGGAGAAGATTCCTGAGCAAgccctcccttttagtgggagcaacTGGACTCAAACttctatgcaataggagtgttcTTTGCACCCCTGCCTTAGGtagcccaagattagtgctaattggggtctgtgaaagaTATTGAATTAGCTACATCTTACCTCTAATGAAGGCATTAACCAAATGTTTCTTCTAAGTTTTTAAAAGCATAATTGATGCTTTAAGTTATAGATGAATTACCTCTGATGTAGCCTGGGTCTCTGTTGAAGTTGAAGTGGTGGTAGGAGGAGGAGCCATCCCTGGAGCTGTCGTTGCAGCGCCATAGGGTCCATATCCATAGTTATAGCTGCTGTAAGGGTCATATCCCCACTGTGAATAGTAGTTCTGATACTGCTGGTAATACTGGGAGTAGTTGTGATTTTGATTTTGTTGATAATTGGTTTTATTactgaaacaataaaaaatgtttttggttaaCCAGTTTGGAACGGAAAATGCTAAATGTTTAAAAGCCAAGCaggtctattcaactgatctataGGTGTGTTTGATCTTAAAACCACCATTGGTTGGTCACTAATACAAGGCGCATTGGGTAGCAAGGTTTTGTATATCTAACATCTAACTGTGCAAGGGAGTCTCTTTTAATGTTTTCTtgtcagaaataaatatatattttggaagcaatgagcctaaatctgaaaaatTTTCAAATATGTTTGGCACAGAAATTTTACATTGGTTCCACCTGCAATAAGCAcaaatctgctaagaaatgagtGATAAAACAGTCACCTGCGCTTACAACAGTAAGCAAGATGAGAATATTTTACCTTTTAGCAATTGCTATGCTAATTCTGATTGGTTTTCCACCAAGTCCATTTGCATTTTGACATTCTTCCATTGCTGCCTTCTGCTCATTCTCATCACTGAACTTGACAAATCCATAGCCCCTGGGGAATACAGCATGCAAACATATCAACAAGGTTATCCTTAGGTAGCAGGGCTctagacaaatgttttgcattagGAGCCATGGATCCAGGCCAAAAAAAAACTGGTCACCAAATCCAATTGttggttgctaccatattcaactgcttcaAATACAACTTGCGAAGAAacctaaagtgatactaaaacagtaacttgcATGTTTGTTGCCACATTCTGTTGAATGGTTAATCTAAGCAGCTAATGACTTTAATAAacacagcatgtttatattttagatattttgcaagagttgtgtatggaattggtgactgcacctttaattgtgtacaaaaagttgtaatatgggaaatgGCATGATGCAGCTTGCATACTCAGTGTTAGTTAGTGAAGTCCTTATCTGAGAGCATGTGACACAGACAgctttttttcagtaaaaacaagtttcagTGAGTTTGTTCGGTTATTTACTATATTAAATACAACAATGACTCAATAGTAGTTATCCATCTTCCACAGGCCATAATAAAAAAGTGCATCAAATTATATCAGCTCAGTTTTGAAAatcaagcccatttctttaaccactggaccacacagcctcaagaGTACAAGAATAATCAGAGATGAAAGTGAGgagaagtataaaaaaaaaaaaaagaatttatgaaaaagatctaggagtttatgttgactcagacatATAAAAAAGGCTAATGTTAAAACCTtataatgcattaataagacctcacctagaatacggtgttcagttctggtcacctcgctacaaaaaggatattgctgctctagaaagagtgcaaagaagagcgaccagaattattctgggtttaaaaagcatatcatatgcagacaggcttaaagaattgaatctattcagtcttgaacaaagatgactacgcagtgatctgattcaagcattcaaaattctaaataggtattgacaatgtcgactcaagggacttttttgacctgaaaaaagaaacaaggaccaggggtcacaaatggagattagataaaggggcattcagaacagaaaataggaggcacttttttacacagagaattgtgagggtctggaactaactcccctgtaatgttgttgaagctgacaccctggggtacttcaagaaactgcttgatgagattctgggatcaataagctactaacaaccaaacaggCTTTGTCAACAATGTGATCAACCGCGATCAACCCCCCCTGTCCCCTCCCCCTGTCGCTCGCTCGCTGCACAAGTGAAACCGAAacgaaatatatatgtatattaatttTCTGCCAGCACCTTCCTTTCATTCCATTAGTTTCACCATTTTCTGCAATGTGAACTGTAGAACTGCACCATAAATTCACAGTACTTGCCAAGACAGCCGTCTGCAAGCACCAATGGAGTACGTAATGTAAAAACAACCGCCTTAATGAAACTGTGCCTTattttttcagggttttttttgttttatgtaaaaaaaacaaaaaaaatgaacctCGCCAATTGTCAAAATGTGTTAATAGACTGAGTAAAAGCGGAAGAACGCCAATCAGTGGAAATTTTTCATCTCTGAGTAATGGAAGTTAAATTCCTTTGTTACAGATAACAGGACCTCACTTGAGCTTTCTGATTCACATAGAAATCTAGGAGatgtcctattacctgtaacacatgCAGCCAATGGGGAGAGGAAAACAAGCACTACTGATACAGGGGCCTCACTAAACTAAATGCTTTTAAACACACATAGAACTATTACAATTTGAAGTCTAGTATTGATTCCCATGCAAGGTCCTTATACCTGGAATTTCCAAAAGGGTCTGTAACCACTTTGCCACCTTTGCAAGAAGCatatttcttcacaaaaaattcaTAGAGCTGGAAGTCATCAATTTCAGGGGTGAGGTCTCCAACAAAAACTGAATACTCAGGGCTGCAAAAAAGCATTGTCAAAAGATAAATATTAAAGATGTGTTTGCCATCTTGAAACCGAAATCTGCAGAAAAGTAAAGCGAACATATGAATCTTGTACATTTTCATCTTTGTGGGACTTGTATTTCTAGTTTGGGATGAAACAGCAGTTGTACTctataaatcacattttaaaacatgacaattacagcattaaatatatgtaaatatacatgtgctggacaaaaacaaaatcacatgcTATACAGTTTCAATATTATTTGAGTATCTATGGGTAGCCAGAATTACACTGACTCAGTAGTAGTTATGCATCTTCCACAGGGCACAATAAAAAGTGCATCAAATTAGAGATGCACTggttacataataaaaaaaataaaaaaaatgactcaCTCAAATGAGAGGGGTCAACTTTGCCCATCCCTGTTTAATTGTAATGGTACCAGTACAGTGAATGCCAATTCCTTCAATGTAAAAAGTGATGTTTCTGCTTGTGACTCATTAAAATTAAAGAAATTCAAAATACTCACCCTGTATCTGGCCTTTTCCCATAGGTAGCATAATTTAACTTAAACTTTCTTGgctgttatataaaaataaataaataaataaataaaaataaataaaacaggcagTTATTTGGGTTTTAAAGAAGTATACATTTACCCACCTCCCCACTCCAAAATTCCTTCTATAAAGTTCCTGTATATATTTAATGCTGTTAGTACTTTTACCTAGATGTAAATGCAAGTTAAAGGCTTCTAATTAAATAACATTCACTGAAATTTAGAGAATGTAACTCAAATTGGTCACCTAGTTGTGCTGAAACTATTAAGTAACAGTCATAACAAAGCAGTGGCTGCAACAGCTAAGGTGTACATCAAGACAGTGTCCCTCAACATTTGCAGAaaaccaccaccaccaaaaaGCCCAGTTCCGCTTGAAAGTTTGagatattatgtttaaaaaaacattggGATACTTAAATAGGAGGTTTggcccggctcagccactgactcactggtcgtgaccctgagcaaataaCAACCTCCTTGTGCTAGGTCGTTCTGATGAGAGGTAATACGGaggtaagtgactgcagcagcagttgtataCTTCATCTCCTAGTTtctctaagttgctttggataaaatgataatttaataattaatactTACTGGGTTTGATCCTGGAACCAGTTTTCCGTTGAGCCTAAGTACGCATCGGTCAACACCAGCTTCGTCTGCTAATTCCACGAAGCAATACCCTGCAGATCCACTATtgaatgaagaaaaaataagTACATAGTCt
The Acipenser ruthenus chromosome 3, fAciRut3.2 maternal haplotype, whole genome shotgun sequence genome window above contains:
- the LOC117394199 gene encoding tRNA selenocysteine 1-associated protein 1-like, whose amino-acid sequence is MFNRMASLWMGDLDPYMDENFIKQAFSTMGETAYGVKIICHRVTGGSAGYCFVELADEAGVDRCVLRLNGKLVPGSNPPRKFKLNYATYGKRPDTGPEYSVFVGDLTPEIDDFQLYEFFVKKYASCKGGKVVTDPFGNSRGYGFVKFSDENEQKAAMEECQNANGLGGKPIRISIAIAKSNKTNYQQNQNHNYSQYYQQYQNYYSQWGYDPYSSYNYGYGPYGAATTAPGMAPPPTTTSTSTETQATSEFQQSLGATEDTDEELAEDPDPQPDIDTMNRQFMERSEELYESLMNCHWQPLDSVTSEIPTVANF